One window of the Bradyrhizobium sp. NP1 genome contains the following:
- a CDS encoding histidine kinase, giving the protein MWRSLSLRARINLLLGLFLALGLAVNIARLVVEAGPRVRAEDQSVVRLVREFVEMISADLGATPDPDAKLKQIADHLNRLRHVSVTRKSEAGGPSDADRAADNEDPRPPPGWFVKLIHPEQTSIEVPVAVHGKPESLVITSHPNDEIAEIWDGILTQLEVGLAIAVVLLLVTMRVVGRALAPLGALSRAMTKIEEGAYDTRVAPGGAPELAAICAKLNHLAATLGNAVEDKRRLAERAVSLQDRERKAIARELHDEFGPCLFTLRAHAGALARLSATGEPEVCSLQKHGDAILKQVNALQQLNRMVLERLRPVGLAELGLRGALEALLRLWRESHPDVAIKTHISQVLGATGETADLTIYRVIQESLTNVFRHAGATTVDVTIEPTNSQQVGRSCALVRVRDNGRGLQFDHKLGFGLIGMRERILALGGTLSIASGEGGVMVEALIPTGTQ; this is encoded by the coding sequence ATGTGGCGAAGCCTTTCCCTGCGTGCCCGGATCAACCTGCTGCTGGGGCTGTTCCTTGCGCTTGGCCTCGCCGTCAACATTGCACGGCTTGTCGTCGAGGCCGGACCGCGTGTTCGCGCCGAAGATCAAAGCGTCGTACGGTTGGTCCGCGAATTCGTCGAAATGATCAGTGCCGACCTCGGCGCGACGCCTGACCCCGATGCCAAGCTGAAGCAGATTGCCGATCATCTCAATCGGCTTCGTCACGTCAGCGTCACGCGAAAGAGCGAGGCTGGCGGGCCATCGGACGCCGATCGCGCTGCCGACAATGAAGATCCCCGTCCGCCGCCCGGCTGGTTCGTCAAGCTGATCCATCCGGAGCAGACTTCCATCGAGGTGCCGGTCGCGGTCCACGGCAAGCCGGAATCGCTTGTCATTACGTCCCACCCCAATGACGAGATCGCGGAAATCTGGGATGGCATCCTCACTCAGCTCGAGGTCGGCCTCGCAATCGCTGTCGTGCTGCTCCTTGTCACCATGCGCGTCGTCGGTCGCGCGCTGGCACCGCTTGGGGCATTGTCTCGCGCGATGACGAAGATCGAGGAGGGGGCCTATGACACCCGCGTTGCACCCGGTGGCGCGCCTGAACTCGCGGCGATCTGTGCCAAGCTGAACCACCTCGCGGCCACGCTGGGAAACGCCGTCGAAGACAAGCGGCGCCTCGCGGAGCGGGCGGTCTCGTTGCAGGATCGGGAACGCAAGGCTATTGCCCGCGAGCTGCATGATGAATTCGGGCCGTGTCTCTTCACGCTGCGTGCTCATGCGGGTGCGCTGGCGCGGCTTTCGGCGACCGGCGAGCCGGAAGTGTGTTCGCTGCAAAAGCATGGCGATGCGATTCTCAAGCAGGTCAATGCGCTGCAGCAGCTCAACCGCATGGTGCTTGAGCGGCTGCGTCCGGTCGGGCTGGCCGAGCTCGGGCTTCGCGGCGCCCTTGAGGCGCTGTTGCGTCTATGGCGGGAATCCCATCCCGACGTCGCGATCAAGACTCACATTTCGCAGGTGCTCGGCGCGACCGGCGAGACCGCCGACTTGACGATATACCGGGTCATCCAGGAATCGCTCACCAACGTTTTTCGCCATGCCGGCGCCACGACCGTTGACGTCACCATCGAACCGACGAATTCACAGCAGGTTGGGCGCAGCTGTGCCTTGGTGCGGGTGCGCGACAATGGTCGCGGCCTGCAATTCGACCACAAGCTTGGCTTTGGCCTGATTGGCATGCGGGAGCGGATTTTGGCGCTGGGCGGAACACTCTCGATCGCGTCCGGCGAGGGCGGTGTCATGGTGGAAGCGCTCATTCCCACGGGGACACAGTAG
- a CDS encoding TonB-dependent receptor produces MVSISVALSLAGEGYAQDEPGNVHRLPPLRVTIPGPRAKPAPPKTAPAIARSLPRVRVYPLTPIAGANIEVDKVPAAINVVESGQIERTGSLNIAEALQQAVPGVTLSEVSGNPFQPNVEFRGFVASPVAGTPQGLAVYQNGVRINEAFGDTVNWDLIPTTAIKSATVVTNNPAFGLNALGGAVSIQMKDGFGYHGAEIDTMGGAFGRVQSSVQWGKQVDNFATYAALEGVHDDGFRNFSASDIKRFYGDVGYRSDSTEFHLNMGVADNRFGATATAPVELLQQYWGATYTSPQVTDNRVGYVNFTGKVEATPSWTLESGLHVRVFEQKVLDGNPTGAQPCAANAALLCFGDDTTPANGLNGAQLANPFASGAVLGELDRTVTRSTTTGVSLQATNSDQLFGHNNRFVVGTSFDSSVSRFSASAELGTIGPGFVVSGSGIFLGQSGSPVSIGPVALRTTNQYSGLYALDTFDVTNAFSITAGGRFNDARIALEDQIGTALNGRETFDRFNPLIGGTYKITPGLTAYAGYSEANRTPTPLELGCADPARPCIIAAFLVSDPPLNQVVSRTVEAGLRGTQETSLGTLSWKAGMFRAKNTDDILAIPSPRLQGFGYFQNVGSTRRQGIEAEINLKSSRLQFYASYAFVDARFLDTLQVGSNSPFADSNGNVQILPGNQIPAVPRQRIKAGFDYSITEAVKVGGDALFVGSQYFVGDESNQAAKLPPYAVFNLHASYQIDKTFRLYGRLDNVLDNRYATYGTFFDTAAIPNLANGGAPFIDPRSLSPARPRAFYVGLKATF; encoded by the coding sequence ATGGTGTCGATATCGGTGGCGCTCTCCCTCGCGGGGGAGGGCTACGCGCAGGATGAGCCAGGCAATGTTCACAGGTTGCCGCCCTTGCGGGTGACGATTCCAGGGCCGCGCGCCAAGCCTGCGCCACCAAAAACGGCCCCTGCCATCGCGCGTTCGCTGCCAAGGGTCCGCGTCTATCCGCTGACGCCGATCGCGGGCGCAAACATCGAGGTCGACAAGGTCCCCGCCGCCATTAACGTGGTCGAATCTGGCCAGATCGAGCGCACCGGTTCGCTCAATATTGCTGAAGCGCTGCAGCAGGCCGTGCCGGGTGTCACGCTGAGCGAAGTTTCGGGCAATCCATTTCAGCCGAACGTTGAATTCCGCGGGTTCGTGGCCTCGCCCGTCGCCGGCACGCCGCAGGGACTGGCCGTCTACCAGAACGGCGTACGCATCAACGAGGCGTTCGGCGATACCGTCAATTGGGATCTGATCCCGACCACTGCAATCAAGTCGGCGACGGTGGTGACCAACAATCCAGCCTTCGGCCTCAACGCGCTCGGCGGCGCGGTCAGCATTCAGATGAAGGACGGCTTCGGCTATCACGGCGCGGAAATCGACACGATGGGCGGCGCGTTCGGCCGTGTCCAAAGCTCGGTGCAGTGGGGTAAGCAGGTCGACAACTTCGCGACCTACGCCGCGCTTGAGGGCGTGCACGACGACGGCTTTCGCAATTTCTCCGCATCGGATATCAAGCGGTTCTACGGTGATGTCGGCTACCGGAGCGACAGCACCGAGTTCCATCTCAACATGGGCGTGGCGGATAACCGGTTTGGCGCCACCGCCACCGCGCCGGTCGAGCTGCTGCAGCAATATTGGGGCGCAACCTACACCTCGCCGCAGGTCACCGACAACCGCGTGGGCTATGTCAATTTCACGGGCAAGGTCGAGGCCACGCCGAGCTGGACACTCGAGAGCGGCCTCCATGTTCGCGTCTTCGAACAGAAGGTGCTGGACGGGAATCCGACCGGAGCGCAGCCGTGCGCCGCCAATGCCGCACTGCTGTGTTTTGGCGACGACACGACACCGGCGAATGGCCTGAATGGCGCCCAGCTCGCCAATCCGTTCGCCAGCGGTGCGGTGCTGGGTGAACTCGATCGAACCGTGACGCGCTCGACCACCACGGGCGTATCGCTGCAGGCGACCAACAGCGACCAGCTGTTCGGTCACAACAATCGCTTCGTCGTCGGCACCAGCTTCGATAGCAGCGTGTCGCGATTTTCCGCCAGCGCCGAGCTCGGCACCATCGGTCCCGGCTTTGTCGTGAGCGGCAGTGGCATCTTTCTCGGACAGTCGGGCAGCCCGGTCTCGATCGGCCCGGTCGCGCTGCGGACCACCAATCAATACAGCGGGCTCTATGCGCTCGACACGTTCGATGTGACCAACGCGTTTTCGATCACTGCGGGCGGCCGGTTCAACGATGCCCGCATCGCGCTGGAGGACCAGATCGGCACCGCGCTCAACGGACGCGAAACTTTCGATCGTTTCAACCCGCTCATCGGGGGCACGTACAAGATCACTCCGGGGTTGACCGCCTATGCCGGCTACTCCGAAGCCAATCGCACGCCGACCCCGCTGGAATTGGGATGCGCGGACCCGGCCCGTCCCTGCATCATCGCGGCCTTTCTCGTCTCCGATCCGCCCCTGAATCAGGTGGTATCGCGCACCGTCGAAGCCGGGCTGCGGGGCACGCAGGAAACGAGCCTCGGCACATTGAGCTGGAAGGCCGGCATGTTCCGCGCGAAGAACACCGACGACATCCTGGCCATCCCCAGCCCGCGGCTCCAGGGCTTCGGCTACTTCCAGAATGTCGGCTCGACGCGCCGGCAAGGCATCGAGGCTGAAATCAACCTGAAATCATCCAGACTGCAGTTCTACGCAAGCTATGCCTTCGTCGATGCGCGCTTTCTCGACACCCTGCAGGTCGGCTCCAACAGTCCGTTTGCCGACAGCAACGGCAACGTCCAGATCCTGCCGGGCAATCAGATCCCGGCCGTGCCGCGGCAGCGGATCAAGGCGGGGTTCGATTACTCGATTACGGAGGCCGTCAAGGTTGGCGGCGATGCCCTGTTCGTGGGCAGTCAGTATTTCGTCGGCGATGAGTCGAACCAGGCGGCGAAGCTGCCGCCCTATGCCGTTTTCAACCTCCATGCGTCCTATCAGATCGACAAGACGTTCCGTCTTTATGGCCGCCTCGATAACGTCCTTGATAACCGCTACGCGACTTACGGCACGTTTTTCGACACCGCGGCCATACCCAACCTGGCTAACGGCGGTGCGCCCTTTATCGATCCGCGTTCGCTCAGTCCAGCACGGCCGCGGGCCTTCTATGTCGGCCTGAAAGCAACATTCTGA
- a CDS encoding AMP-binding protein, with the protein MPPTEQWPDLLLDRPEFQYPDYLNVAVELTDRIVEHGMGDRIALIGNGRQRTYKELSDWSNRIARALVEDYGVVPGARVLIRSGNNPAFVAAWLGATKAGAVVVNTMPMLRAVELAKVVDTAEIALALCDSRIADELVACAKESRFLKKVVCFDGTSSHDAELDRVALGKPVRFNAVKTGRDDVALLGFTSGTTGEAKATMHFHRDLLIIADGYAREVLNVGPDDVVVGSPPLAFTFGLGGLAIFPLRFGAAAALLENASPPNLIELIQTHKATICFTAPTAYRVMLAAANDGADLSSLRIAVSAGETLPAPIFDEWTRKVGKPILDGIGATEMLHIFISNRLGDAAAGATGRPVTGYGAKVVDDNMNEAPDGTPGRLAVRGPTGCRYLNGSRQTQYVRDGWNLTGDAFVRDAEGRFHFASRTDDIILSAGYNIAGPEVEAALLLHADVAECCVIGVPDVERGQIVEAHVVLRPGVAADAECVRRLQDHVKSTIAPFKYPRSIRFHDSLPKTATGKVQRFKLKEGH; encoded by the coding sequence TTGCCGCCGACCGAACAATGGCCGGACCTTCTGCTCGACCGGCCGGAATTTCAGTATCCGGACTATCTCAACGTCGCGGTCGAACTGACCGATCGGATCGTCGAACACGGCATGGGCGACCGCATCGCGCTCATCGGTAACGGCCGTCAACGCACCTACAAGGAATTGAGCGACTGGTCCAACCGGATCGCCCGCGCGCTCGTCGAGGATTACGGCGTCGTTCCCGGCGCCCGCGTCCTGATCCGCTCCGGCAACAACCCGGCTTTCGTCGCGGCCTGGCTCGGCGCCACCAAGGCCGGCGCGGTGGTCGTCAATACAATGCCGATGCTTCGCGCGGTCGAGCTGGCGAAAGTCGTCGACACGGCGGAGATCGCCCTCGCCCTTTGCGACAGCCGCATCGCCGATGAGCTGGTGGCTTGCGCAAAGGAGAGCCGCTTTCTCAAAAAGGTCGTCTGCTTCGATGGCACGTCGAGCCATGATGCCGAACTTGACCGCGTCGCACTCGGCAAGCCCGTCCGGTTCAATGCCGTCAAAACGGGCCGCGACGATGTCGCCCTGCTCGGATTTACATCGGGCACCACCGGAGAAGCCAAGGCGACCATGCATTTCCACCGCGATCTCCTGATCATTGCGGACGGCTATGCGCGCGAGGTGCTGAACGTCGGACCTGACGATGTCGTCGTCGGATCGCCGCCGCTTGCCTTCACCTTCGGGCTCGGCGGATTGGCGATATTTCCCCTGAGATTCGGAGCGGCGGCGGCGCTGCTTGAAAACGCCTCGCCCCCCAACCTGATAGAGTTGATCCAGACTCACAAGGCGACGATTTGCTTCACCGCGCCCACCGCCTATCGCGTGATGCTGGCGGCAGCAAATGACGGCGCCGATTTGTCCTCGCTGCGCATCGCCGTCTCCGCTGGAGAAACCCTGCCCGCCCCCATCTTTGACGAATGGACGCGCAAGGTCGGCAAGCCGATCCTTGACGGGATCGGCGCGACGGAAATGCTGCACATCTTCATCTCCAATCGCCTGGGAGACGCGGCCGCCGGCGCCACCGGGCGGCCGGTGACGGGCTATGGAGCCAAGGTCGTCGACGACAACATGAATGAGGCGCCGGACGGAACGCCTGGCCGTCTGGCCGTTCGTGGACCCACGGGCTGCCGATACCTGAACGGCTCGCGTCAGACTCAGTATGTGCGAGACGGCTGGAATCTCACCGGCGACGCTTTCGTGCGCGACGCCGAAGGGCGATTTCATTTTGCCTCGCGCACGGACGACATTATTCTCTCGGCCGGCTACAACATCGCCGGTCCGGAGGTCGAGGCCGCCCTTCTTTTGCATGCGGATGTCGCCGAATGTTGTGTGATCGGGGTCCCTGATGTGGAGCGCGGTCAGATTGTCGAAGCTCACGTCGTGCTGAGACCCGGGGTTGCCGCCGACGCCGAATGCGTGAGGCGTCTTCAGGATCACGTCAAATCGACGATCGCGCCCTTCAAATACCCACGATCGATCCGCTTTCACGACAGCTTGCCGAAGACGGCGACCGGGAAGGTGCAACGGTTCAAGTTGAAGGAAGGGCACTAA
- a CDS encoding MarR family transcriptional regulator has protein sequence MSVADATDVEAMVRDEPDGRKRHLRLWLRLLSCTNLISAEIRQRLRAEFEFTLPRFDLMAQLYREPAGLRLGELSKRMMVSNANVTALVDRLTAEGFVSREAVLEDRRALVVRLTKAGTTAFAQIAAAHEAWLISMFGELDIATIDRLMQELASLKRSVIKVTTAASDAGPED, from the coding sequence ATGAGCGTTGCGGATGCGACCGATGTTGAGGCGATGGTTCGCGACGAACCGGACGGGCGCAAGCGACATTTGCGTCTGTGGCTGCGCCTTCTGTCGTGCACCAATCTGATCAGCGCCGAAATCCGCCAAAGGCTGCGCGCCGAGTTCGAATTTACGCTGCCGCGCTTCGACCTCATGGCTCAGCTGTACCGGGAGCCGGCGGGGTTGCGCCTCGGCGAGCTCTCGAAGCGCATGATGGTAAGCAACGCCAATGTCACAGCACTCGTCGATCGACTGACCGCGGAGGGATTCGTGTCCCGCGAGGCTGTCCTGGAAGATCGCCGCGCACTGGTCGTGCGCCTTACCAAGGCGGGAACGACCGCCTTCGCGCAGATCGCGGCTGCGCACGAAGCCTGGCTGATCTCCATGTTCGGCGAACTGGATATCGCGACGATTGACCGCCTGATGCAGGAACTGGCTTCACTCAAGCGTTCGGTCATCAAGGTGACGACGGCCGCCTCGGACGCCGGGCCGGAAGACTGA
- a CDS encoding bifunctional salicylyl-CoA 5-hydroxylase/oxidoreductase translates to MRVVCIGGGPAGLYFALLMKKLHPDHSITVVERNKPYDTFGWGVVFSDAMMEAMTQWDPETANEVRDSFNHWDDIELWFKNEKIRTVGHGFVGIGRKKLLNILQARCEALGVELIFNREVESDLEFPDADLIIASDGISSRIRNRYVKEFQPDIVVRPNRYIWLGTNKLFDAFTFDFRKTEHGWFQAHIYRFDDKTSTFIVETTEEAFQKHKLGELDQEGSIAFCEKIFADVLGGAKLMTNSRHLRGSAWLNFSRLICGHWSHFNGASHVVLMGDAAHTAHFAIGSGTKLALDDAIEMTRQFERLGHGKENLPKVLEEYEKVRRVDVARIQNAARNAMEWFEVVGERYADQLEPAQFMYSMLTRSQRISHENLRLRDKAWLEGYERWFAQKSGLNVQPDTRGAPPMFTPFSVRGVTLPNRIVVSPMAMYSAVDGVPGDFHLVHLGARAMGGAGLVFGEMTCVSPDARITHGCLGLWSEAQTAGWKKVVDFIHANTAAKAGIQLGHAGRKGATKLAWEGIDQPLESNDWPLISASAIPYLPHSQVPKEMDRADMDRVKADFVSATLRAASVGADWIEFHCAHGYLMSCFLSPLTNVRTDEYGGDHAARARYPLEVFRGMRAVWPADKPMSVRLSCHDWVEGGNTPEDAAIFAAMFKEAGADVIDCSSGQVSKAEQPVYGRLFQTPFSDKIRNEVGIATIAVGAISDADQANSVIAAGRADLCALARPHLADSAWALHEAAKIGLTDVAWPKQYQSAKLQYETNLARFAQPVAK, encoded by the coding sequence ATGCGCGTCGTTTGTATCGGTGGCGGCCCCGCAGGCCTGTACTTCGCCTTGTTGATGAAGAAGCTGCATCCCGATCATTCGATCACCGTTGTGGAACGCAACAAGCCCTACGACACGTTCGGCTGGGGCGTCGTCTTCTCCGACGCGATGATGGAGGCGATGACGCAATGGGATCCCGAAACCGCCAATGAGGTGCGCGATTCGTTCAACCATTGGGACGATATCGAGCTGTGGTTCAAGAACGAAAAAATCCGCACGGTCGGCCACGGCTTTGTCGGCATCGGCCGGAAGAAGCTGCTGAATATCTTGCAGGCGCGCTGCGAGGCGCTGGGTGTCGAACTGATTTTCAATCGTGAAGTGGAGTCTGACCTCGAATTTCCCGACGCCGACCTCATCATTGCGTCCGACGGGATATCGTCGAGAATTCGCAACCGGTACGTCAAGGAGTTTCAGCCGGACATCGTCGTAAGGCCCAACCGCTACATCTGGCTTGGCACCAACAAGCTGTTCGACGCCTTCACGTTTGACTTTCGCAAGACCGAGCACGGCTGGTTCCAGGCGCATATCTACAGGTTCGACGACAAGACCTCGACCTTCATCGTCGAGACCACCGAGGAGGCCTTCCAGAAGCACAAGCTCGGCGAGCTCGACCAGGAGGGCTCGATCGCCTTCTGCGAGAAGATATTTGCCGATGTCCTCGGTGGCGCGAAGCTGATGACCAATTCTCGCCATCTGCGCGGCTCCGCCTGGCTGAATTTCAGCCGCCTGATCTGCGGCCACTGGAGTCACTTCAATGGCGCGTCCCACGTCGTCCTGATGGGGGATGCGGCCCATACGGCGCACTTCGCCATCGGGTCAGGCACCAAGCTCGCCCTCGACGACGCGATCGAAATGACGCGGCAGTTCGAGCGGCTCGGCCACGGCAAGGAAAATCTGCCCAAGGTGCTCGAGGAATACGAGAAGGTCCGTCGCGTCGACGTCGCCCGCATTCAGAACGCTGCCCGCAATGCCATGGAATGGTTCGAGGTGGTGGGCGAGCGCTATGCCGATCAGCTCGAGCCCGCGCAGTTCATGTATTCGATGCTCACGCGCTCCCAGCGCATCAGCCACGAGAACCTGCGCCTTCGCGACAAGGCGTGGCTGGAGGGCTACGAGCGCTGGTTCGCGCAGAAGTCGGGCCTGAACGTCCAGCCCGACACGCGCGGGGCGCCGCCAATGTTCACCCCCTTTTCCGTGCGCGGCGTGACCCTGCCGAACCGGATCGTCGTCTCTCCGATGGCAATGTATTCTGCGGTCGATGGTGTGCCCGGCGACTTCCATCTCGTTCACCTCGGCGCCCGGGCCATGGGCGGTGCCGGACTCGTATTCGGCGAAATGACCTGCGTCTCGCCGGACGCCCGCATCACGCATGGCTGCCTTGGGCTGTGGAGCGAGGCGCAGACTGCCGGCTGGAAGAAGGTCGTCGATTTCATACACGCCAATACGGCGGCAAAGGCCGGCATCCAATTGGGGCACGCCGGCCGCAAGGGAGCCACCAAGCTTGCCTGGGAGGGCATCGACCAGCCGCTTGAGAGCAACGACTGGCCGCTGATCTCGGCCTCCGCCATTCCCTACCTGCCGCACAGCCAGGTTCCGAAGGAAATGGATCGCGCCGACATGGATCGCGTCAAGGCGGACTTTGTTTCCGCGACCCTGCGTGCGGCGAGCGTGGGAGCTGACTGGATCGAATTCCACTGCGCGCATGGCTACCTGATGTCCTGCTTCCTGTCGCCGCTGACGAATGTGCGAACCGACGAATATGGCGGCGACCACGCCGCCCGCGCGCGCTATCCGCTCGAGGTTTTCCGTGGAATGCGCGCGGTCTGGCCAGCGGACAAGCCGATGTCGGTGCGCCTGTCCTGTCACGATTGGGTCGAAGGCGGCAACACCCCGGAGGACGCCGCGATCTTCGCGGCCATGTTCAAGGAGGCCGGTGCAGACGTGATCGACTGTTCGTCGGGCCAGGTGTCGAAGGCGGAGCAACCTGTCTATGGTCGCCTGTTCCAGACGCCGTTCTCCGACAAGATCCGCAACGAGGTCGGCATCGCGACCATCGCCGTGGGCGCGATTTCGGACGCCGACCAGGCCAATTCCGTGATCGCTGCCGGGCGTGCCGACCTTTGTGCCTTGGCACGACCGCATCTGGCCGACTCGGCCTGGGCGCTGCACGAGGCCGCCAAGATCGGCCTGACCGATGTTGCCTGGCCGAAGCAATATCAGTCCGCAAAGCTGCAGTATGAGACCAATCTGGCGCGCTTCGCGCAGCCGGTTGCCAAGTAG
- a CDS encoding SDR family NAD(P)-dependent oxidoreductase, translating to MSGSANLMGRHALVTGAGSGIGAAIAAGLAGAGARVTLAGRRRAPLHALAANLPTGNALAVDGFDVTSPQAIERGLAEARAAFGPVDVLVNNAGEAPSAPFDKTDLDLWSRVINVDLTGVFLVTQAVLPDLKARGAGARIVNIASTAGLKGYAYVSAYCAAKHGVIGLTRALALELARTGITVNAICPGFTDTPLVQAAIANIVAKTGRTADQARADLARNNPQGRLIDPKEIADAVLWLASEGAGSITGQALPIAGGEVMAG from the coding sequence ATGAGCGGCTCAGCCAATCTTATGGGGCGGCACGCCCTCGTCACCGGCGCTGGCAGCGGCATTGGCGCCGCGATCGCGGCCGGTCTGGCAGGCGCTGGCGCGCGCGTCACACTTGCGGGCCGGCGGCGTGCGCCGCTGCACGCGCTCGCAGCCAATTTGCCGACGGGCAATGCGCTTGCCGTAGACGGTTTCGACGTGACCAGCCCGCAAGCGATCGAGCGCGGCCTGGCAGAAGCCCGCGCGGCGTTCGGGCCCGTCGACGTTCTCGTGAACAATGCGGGCGAGGCGCCGAGCGCGCCGTTCGACAAGACGGATCTCGACCTCTGGTCGCGTGTCATCAATGTCGATTTGACCGGCGTGTTCCTGGTGACGCAGGCCGTCCTGCCCGATCTCAAAGCACGGGGCGCCGGCGCGCGGATCGTCAATATAGCCTCGACGGCGGGCCTCAAGGGCTACGCCTATGTCTCCGCCTACTGCGCGGCCAAGCACGGCGTCATCGGGCTCACGCGGGCATTGGCGCTGGAGCTGGCGCGAACCGGGATAACGGTCAATGCGATCTGCCCCGGCTTTACCGATACGCCGCTCGTGCAAGCCGCGATCGCCAATATCGTGGCCAAGACCGGTCGCACGGCCGACCAGGCGCGCGCGGATCTTGCGCGCAACAACCCGCAGGGCCGGCTGATCGATCCAAAGGAAATCGCGGATGCGGTGCTGTGGCTCGCATCGGAAGGCGCCGGCTCCATCACCGGACAGGCGCTGCCGATCGCAGGTGGAGAGGTAATGGCGGGATGA
- a CDS encoding enoyl-CoA hydratase family protein, which translates to MSEQMSAMRGALRPFKDYKARHFLWETSDDGRVATIRLNRPDKKNPLTFDSYAELRDLFRDLAYASDVRAVVLAGEGGNFCSGGDVFEIIEPLTRMSMPDLLAFTRMTGDLVKAMRKCPQQIIAAVDGICAGAGAILAMASDLRYATPEAKTAFLFTRVGLAGADMGACGILPRIIGQGRAAELLYSGRAMTAQEGQAWGFYNALHSADVIEGKAADVARSLADGPWFAHGVTKTMMNQEWAMGIDEMIESEAQAQAICMATGDFRRAFEAFAARRKPIFEGN; encoded by the coding sequence ATGAGCGAACAAATGTCGGCAATGCGCGGCGCCCTGCGCCCTTTCAAGGATTACAAGGCGCGTCACTTCCTGTGGGAGACGAGCGATGACGGCCGCGTCGCCACCATCCGCCTCAATCGTCCCGACAAGAAGAACCCCCTGACCTTCGACAGCTACGCCGAACTGCGCGACTTGTTTCGCGATCTGGCCTATGCATCGGATGTGCGTGCGGTCGTGCTGGCCGGGGAGGGCGGAAATTTCTGCTCCGGCGGTGACGTCTTCGAGATCATCGAACCGCTGACGCGCATGTCGATGCCCGACCTCCTCGCATTCACGCGGATGACCGGCGATCTCGTCAAGGCCATGCGCAAATGCCCCCAGCAGATCATTGCCGCGGTCGACGGCATTTGCGCCGGCGCCGGCGCCATTCTCGCGATGGCGTCAGACCTGCGCTATGCGACGCCTGAGGCCAAGACCGCGTTTCTGTTCACCCGCGTCGGCCTTGCCGGGGCGGATATGGGGGCCTGCGGAATCCTGCCGCGCATCATAGGCCAGGGCCGTGCTGCCGAACTCTTGTATTCCGGCCGCGCGATGACGGCGCAGGAGGGCCAGGCCTGGGGATTTTACAACGCCTTGCATTCCGCGGACGTCATCGAAGGCAAGGCTGCCGACGTCGCCCGTTCACTCGCGGATGGGCCCTGGTTCGCGCATGGCGTGACCAAGACCATGATGAACCAGGAATGGGCCATGGGCATCGACGAGATGATCGAGTCCGAGGCGCAGGCCCAGGCCATCTGCATGGCGACCGGCGATTTCCGCCGCGCGTTCGAGGCGTTTGCGGCCAGGCGCAAGCCCATTTTCGAGGGGAACTGA